A single region of the Spirochaeta lutea genome encodes:
- a CDS encoding arginase family protein, translating into MKVFFNAADRLDLREFGIDIPAGRDNALRTLELLKQRWEAKGGAMPPEWLSGNTAEPPSMDDILRVHDPVYVQSLFRGGESLEGEIMRAFELVRPDGSYHRYHPGPESRPLTELFSILLSRGGGTKAAGQWALGIHPDQKEDRKSNQDHFGPETAEGEPLPTETSAEIRGGQTPPNEAFYCGGGFHHAMYSFGEGFCLYNDVLTAIRSFQDQGIIRNAWIIDVDAHKGDGTAALTQDDPTLATLSVHMAHGWPLDITAQEAATRPDRSPLSFLPSTVDIGITQNEDCDYCIRLAQGLDLLWNSRGGTVTDDAGRARPVPHPDLVYVLLGADPFEEDELPSAKLLALSRDQMCNRDRLIREFFVKRGVPAAYLMAGNYGESSWKVYSDFLSWSLGMEDESGTT; encoded by the coding sequence ATGAAGGTATTTTTTAATGCCGCGGATCGTTTGGATCTGCGGGAGTTTGGGATAGATATTCCTGCCGGACGGGATAACGCCCTGCGGACCCTGGAGCTGTTGAAGCAGCGCTGGGAAGCCAAGGGTGGTGCCATGCCGCCTGAGTGGTTGTCGGGGAATACCGCAGAACCGCCCTCCATGGATGATATCCTGCGGGTGCATGATCCGGTATACGTGCAGTCCCTGTTCCGGGGCGGTGAGTCCCTGGAGGGAGAGATTATGCGGGCCTTCGAACTGGTCCGCCCCGACGGCAGCTACCACCGGTACCACCCCGGTCCGGAATCCAGGCCGTTAACCGAGCTTTTTTCCATCCTCCTGAGCAGGGGAGGGGGTACCAAGGCGGCGGGTCAATGGGCCTTGGGAATCCATCCTGACCAGAAGGAAGACCGAAAGAGCAACCAGGATCATTTCGGCCCAGAGACGGCGGAAGGTGAACCCCTTCCGACGGAGACTTCGGCCGAGATTAGGGGTGGGCAGACCCCGCCGAACGAGGCGTTCTACTGCGGGGGCGGGTTTCACCATGCCATGTATAGTTTTGGTGAGGGATTTTGTTTGTACAACGATGTCCTGACGGCCATCCGGTCCTTTCAGGACCAGGGTATTATTCGGAATGCCTGGATCATCGATGTGGATGCCCACAAGGGGGATGGAACCGCGGCCCTGACCCAGGACGATCCCACCCTGGCCACCTTGAGCGTCCATATGGCTCATGGCTGGCCCCTGGATATCACAGCCCAGGAGGCTGCGACCCGGCCTGATCGGAGCCCCCTATCGTTTCTACCCAGTACCGTGGACATTGGAATCACTCAAAACGAGGATTGCGACTACTGCATCCGTCTGGCCCAGGGGCTGGATCTGCTGTGGAACAGCCGGGGCGGGACGGTTACCGATGATGCGGGCAGGGCCCGGCCGGTGCCCCATCCGGACCTGGTGTACGTCCTCCTGGGTGCGGATCCCTTCGAGGAGGATGAGTTGCCATCGGCGAAGCTTTTGGCCTTGAGCCGGGACCAGATGTGTAACCGGGACCGGTTGATTCGGGAGTTTTTTGTGAAGCGGGGGGTGCCTGCGGCGTACCTGATGGCTGGAAACTACGGGGAATCGTCCTGGAAGGTGTACAGTGATTTTCTGTCCTGGAGTCTCGGGATGGAGGATGAGTCCGGGACTACCTAG
- the serC gene encoding 3-phosphoserine/phosphohydroxythreonine transaminase — protein sequence MARKFNFYAGPSTLPLPVLEELQAELVDYKGMGLSLVETSHRSKEYDEVHNGAISKVKSLLGLPDNYKVMFIQGGATMQFSMIPMNLLGPGKTSNFINSGAWAKKAIADAKIYGDVEVLYDGKDTNYTTLPDPSSVKTTPSAEYLHITSNETIGGIQWKSFPKTEAPLIADMSSDIMSRPLPVEDFGMIYAGAQKNLGPSGVTLVIMRDDLIAKANQNLGAYLKYATHADSDSLYNTPPVFSIYALGKVLTWIESQGGLAGIEKKNREKAQVVYNAIEAAGGFYKSPVDSAVRSDMNIVFTLADSQLDKEFLAGTAELGMLGLKGHRSVGGFRASLYNAMPLEGAKALAQYMADFAKKHG from the coding sequence GTGGCTAGAAAATTTAATTTTTACGCCGGCCCGTCCACCCTACCCCTGCCTGTATTGGAAGAACTTCAGGCCGAACTGGTAGACTACAAAGGGATGGGGCTGTCTCTGGTGGAAACCAGTCACCGAAGCAAAGAATACGATGAGGTTCATAACGGAGCCATCAGCAAGGTTAAGAGCCTGCTGGGTCTTCCGGACAACTACAAGGTCATGTTCATTCAGGGCGGAGCGACCATGCAGTTTTCTATGATCCCCATGAATCTGCTGGGACCCGGGAAGACTAGCAACTTCATCAACAGCGGTGCCTGGGCAAAAAAGGCCATAGCAGATGCAAAGATCTACGGAGACGTAGAGGTGCTGTATGACGGCAAGGATACCAACTACACCACCCTGCCCGATCCGAGCAGCGTAAAAACAACCCCGTCAGCTGAATACCTGCACATAACCTCCAACGAGACCATCGGGGGTATCCAGTGGAAAAGCTTCCCGAAAACCGAGGCACCCCTCATTGCGGATATGTCATCCGACATCATGAGCCGCCCCCTTCCGGTGGAAGACTTCGGCATGATCTATGCCGGCGCCCAAAAAAACCTGGGCCCCTCGGGGGTAACCCTGGTTATCATGCGGGATGATTTGATTGCCAAAGCCAACCAAAACCTGGGTGCTTACCTCAAATACGCTACCCACGCGGACAGCGACAGTCTCTATAATACCCCACCGGTGTTCAGTATCTACGCCCTGGGCAAGGTACTAACCTGGATAGAATCCCAGGGCGGCCTGGCCGGGATTGAGAAGAAGAACCGGGAGAAGGCCCAAGTCGTTTACAATGCGATTGAAGCTGCCGGGGGATTTTACAAATCACCCGTAGATTCCGCTGTCCGATCGGACATGAACATCGTCTTTACCCTGGCAGACTCCCAGCTGGATAAGGAATTCCTGGCGGGAACAGCCGAGCTCGGTATGCTAGGTCTCAAGGGTCACCGTTCCGTGGGCGGGTTCAGAGCATCTCTGTACAACGCCATGCCCCTGGAAGGCGCCAAGGCTCTGGCCCAATACATGGCAGACTTCGCTAAAAAACACGGCTAA
- a CDS encoding Pycsar system effector family protein encodes MKTIREKLDVLLRILDTEQQILQRNDSKATALLSTLGVFMVFFIVHFDKILYNPASVILVFLYFGAALISILCLLMVIRPKIVNQSLELHTLEEEAPGPRHPKGPNPTFFGGITQFSTAQEYAGYLLEVTADDNGTYLLFAQQVTAIARINKRKNKWLTRGLLAFVVAISFELTSIFAVYLEHVL; translated from the coding sequence ATGAAGACCATTCGAGAAAAGCTTGATGTACTGCTTCGGATCTTAGATACCGAACAACAGATCCTCCAACGTAACGACAGCAAGGCTACCGCCCTGCTCTCCACCCTGGGGGTTTTTATGGTGTTTTTCATCGTTCATTTTGATAAGATCCTGTATAATCCGGCATCGGTAATACTCGTGTTTCTGTACTTCGGAGCTGCTCTGATAAGCATTCTCTGCCTACTTATGGTCATCCGACCCAAAATTGTGAATCAGAGCCTGGAACTTCATACTCTGGAGGAGGAAGCTCCCGGTCCCCGGCACCCCAAAGGGCCCAATCCCACCTTCTTCGGAGGGATCACCCAATTTAGTACAGCCCAGGAATACGCCGGGTATCTTCTGGAGGTTACGGCCGATGACAACGGCACCTACCTACTGTTCGCCCAGCAGGTAACCGCCATTGCCAGAATAAATAAACGCAAAAACAAGTGGCTGACCAGGGGCCTCCTGGCCTTCGTGGTTGCCATTAGCTTTGAACTCACGAGCATATTTGCCGTGTACCTTGAACACGTTCTATAG
- a CDS encoding glucose-6-phosphate isomerase, whose translation MSLEYKNFDTLSSYRDLAAAGKQPRSLETMLDAKRVERYEVKTDLGTEYLAYNYAAKKVDENVLELLQSLADEAQLAEKYRTLTQGEVMNTGENRKVLHHLSRGEVSGPVTEDGKDLGAFYRNQQQRIATFTQKVHDGTITTPEGTRFDTVVQIGIGGSDLGPRALYLALEGYATPKMKARFISNVDPDDAAVVLQNINPQSSLFILVSKSGTTQETLTNEALVLGVLEKAGIQQPRKQMICVTSETSPLAKNSEYLDSFFIDDYIGGRFSSTSAVGGAVLSLAYGPEVFRDLLDGAHSADLAALDPSLQNNPAMLDALIGVFERNFMNLPSTAILPYSQALSRFPAHLQQADMESNGKQVNRFGKPVSYVTGPVIFGEPGTNGQHSFYQLLHQGTDIIPLQFIGFLKNQTGMDTTFEGSTSQQKLNANLVAQIAAFALGKDDDNANKHFPGERPSSLLYADKLTPRVLGALLAHFENKIMFQGFLWNLNSFDQEGVQLGKVLTKAVLGAGEIHPALQALAEKLGAR comes from the coding sequence ATGTCCCTAGAGTATAAGAATTTTGATACCCTTTCATCCTACCGCGATCTCGCTGCTGCGGGCAAACAGCCCCGGAGCCTGGAGACGATGTTGGACGCAAAACGGGTAGAACGCTACGAGGTAAAAACGGATCTTGGCACAGAATACCTGGCATACAATTACGCAGCCAAGAAGGTGGACGAAAACGTCCTGGAACTACTGCAGAGTCTCGCAGATGAAGCCCAACTGGCAGAAAAATACCGGACCCTTACCCAAGGGGAGGTGATGAACACCGGGGAGAACCGGAAGGTTCTGCACCACCTCAGCCGGGGTGAGGTTTCCGGTCCGGTAACTGAAGACGGTAAAGATCTGGGAGCATTCTACCGGAACCAGCAACAGCGGATTGCCACCTTCACCCAGAAGGTGCACGACGGCACCATCACCACCCCGGAGGGTACGCGGTTTGACACCGTTGTCCAGATCGGTATCGGCGGCTCGGACCTCGGCCCCCGAGCTCTCTACCTTGCCCTGGAGGGGTATGCCACCCCTAAAATGAAGGCACGATTCATTTCCAATGTCGATCCCGACGATGCTGCTGTGGTTCTCCAGAATATCAATCCCCAAAGCAGCCTCTTTATCCTTGTTTCTAAAAGCGGAACCACCCAGGAAACCCTGACCAACGAGGCCCTGGTTCTGGGTGTTCTCGAAAAAGCTGGAATCCAACAACCAAGAAAGCAGATGATCTGCGTAACCAGCGAGACAAGCCCACTGGCCAAAAACAGTGAATACCTGGACAGCTTCTTCATTGACGACTACATCGGCGGCCGGTTCTCCAGCACCAGCGCGGTAGGCGGAGCGGTGCTCAGCCTTGCCTATGGACCGGAGGTTTTTCGCGACCTTCTTGACGGAGCACATAGCGCCGATCTCGCAGCCCTGGATCCATCGCTTCAGAATAACCCCGCCATGCTGGACGCCCTCATCGGCGTATTCGAGCGAAACTTCATGAACCTGCCTAGTACCGCCATCCTACCGTACAGCCAAGCATTAAGCCGGTTCCCCGCCCACCTCCAGCAGGCTGATATGGAAAGCAACGGTAAACAGGTTAACCGGTTCGGCAAGCCTGTTAGCTATGTCACAGGACCGGTCATTTTCGGAGAACCGGGAACAAACGGTCAGCATAGCTTTTACCAGCTGCTCCACCAGGGTACAGACATTATACCCCTGCAATTTATCGGTTTTCTGAAAAACCAAACCGGCATGGATACAACCTTCGAAGGTTCCACCAGCCAGCAGAAACTGAATGCCAACCTCGTGGCCCAAATAGCAGCCTTCGCCCTCGGCAAGGACGATGATAACGCCAATAAGCACTTCCCCGGCGAACGGCCCTCCAGTCTGCTGTACGCAGACAAACTAACCCCCCGGGTTCTCGGCGCGCTCCTTGCTCATTTCGAAAATAAGATCATGTTCCAGGGCTTTCTCTGGAACCTCAACAGCTTCGACCAAGAAGGAGTCCAGCTCGGCAAGGTCCTGACCAAAGCCGTGCTCGGCGCCGGAGAAATCCACCCGGCCCTCCAAGCCCTGGCAGAAAAGCTCGGCGCCCGGTAA